A stretch of Oscillatoria sp. FACHB-1407 DNA encodes these proteins:
- the galE gene encoding UDP-glucose 4-epimerase GalE: protein MADAKPTILVTGGAGYIGSHAVLALQQAGYGVVVLDNLVYGHRELVEEVLKTELVIGDTGDRQLLSNLFASHDIAAVMHFAAYAYVGESVATPAKYYRNNVLGTLTLLEAMLEADIKTFVFSSTCATYGIPKTVPIPEDHPQHPINPYGATKLMVERILLDFDAAYNFRSVFFRYFNAAGADPLGRIGEDHNPETHLIPLVLQTALGRRSAVSVFGTDYPTPDGTCIRDYIHVSDLATAHVLGLEYLLKGGKTDVFNLGNGNGFSVKEVIETAQRVTGRSITVVEGDRRPGDPPALVGSGDKARTVLGWQPQYADLEQIITHAWNWHQRRHG, encoded by the coding sequence ATGGCAGACGCAAAACCAACCATTTTGGTAACTGGCGGAGCAGGGTATATCGGTTCTCATGCCGTTTTAGCTCTACAGCAAGCCGGTTATGGCGTTGTCGTCCTTGATAATCTGGTTTATGGTCATCGAGAGTTAGTCGAAGAAGTATTAAAGACGGAGTTAGTGATCGGCGATACGGGCGATCGCCAGCTTTTGAGCAACCTGTTTGCCAGTCACGACATCGCTGCCGTCATGCACTTTGCTGCCTATGCCTACGTGGGTGAGTCAGTCGCGACGCCAGCAAAGTACTATCGCAACAACGTCTTAGGCACTTTGACCTTGCTAGAGGCAATGCTGGAAGCCGACATCAAAACATTTGTCTTTTCATCAACCTGCGCGACCTACGGCATTCCCAAGACTGTACCCATTCCTGAAGACCACCCCCAGCACCCAATCAACCCCTATGGGGCGACCAAGCTGATGGTCGAGCGGATCTTGCTGGATTTTGATGCCGCCTACAACTTCCGGTCAGTCTTCTTCCGCTACTTCAACGCGGCTGGGGCAGACCCACTAGGACGCATCGGTGAAGACCACAACCCAGAGACTCACCTGATTCCTCTCGTGTTGCAAACGGCTCTGGGCAGACGCAGCGCAGTCTCAGTCTTTGGCACTGACTATCCCACCCCCGATGGCACCTGCATTCGCGATTATATTCACGTTAGTGACCTTGCAACCGCCCATGTTTTAGGGTTGGAATATTTGCTCAAAGGTGGGAAAACTGATGTGTTCAATCTGGGCAACGGCAATGGGTTCTCCGTCAAAGAGGTGATCGAAACGGCTCAACGGGTGACTGGCAGATCGATCACCGTTGTAGAGGGCGATCGCCGACCTGGAGATCCACCCGCTCTAGTCGGTAGCGGCGATAAAGCCAGAACCGTTCTGGGTTGGCAACCCCAATACGCTGATCTGGAGCAGATCATCACCCATGCGTGGAACTGGCACCAGAGGCGACACGGCTAA
- a CDS encoding response regulator transcription factor, protein MDILIVEDEIEISQLIQLYLEKEGFACRTCRDGLTALQIVQEQQPDLIILDLMIPGMDGLEVCARIRQKSDIKDPYILMLTAKSEEIDRIIGLSTGADDYMVKPFSPRELVARVRALFRRTLRQGGQGRNYQTQHFWVDVDQRLAQRQISPEESHPLDLTTLEFDLLTTFISQPGRVWNRAQLIEKLWGGDFYGDERVVDTHVARLRKKIEPDPANPTFVKTVIGVGYKFEDMPLEGA, encoded by the coding sequence ATGGATATTTTAATCGTTGAAGACGAAATTGAGATCTCTCAGTTAATCCAGCTTTATCTAGAAAAAGAGGGCTTTGCCTGTCGCACCTGCCGGGATGGTCTGACCGCACTGCAAATCGTTCAGGAACAACAACCCGACTTGATCATCCTCGATCTGATGATTCCAGGCATGGATGGCTTGGAGGTATGCGCTCGCATCCGGCAAAAATCAGACATCAAAGACCCCTACATCCTCATGCTCACTGCCAAAAGTGAAGAGATCGACCGCATCATTGGGCTGTCAACGGGAGCAGATGACTACATGGTCAAACCGTTTAGCCCCAGAGAACTGGTTGCGCGGGTTCGAGCCTTGTTTCGGCGAACGCTCCGGCAGGGCGGACAGGGACGCAATTATCAAACCCAACACTTTTGGGTCGATGTTGATCAACGGTTGGCACAACGCCAAATCAGCCCAGAAGAGTCACATCCCCTCGACTTGACTACACTAGAGTTTGACCTGTTGACGACCTTTATCAGCCAACCGGGTCGCGTCTGGAATCGTGCCCAACTCATCGAAAAATTGTGGGGAGGGGACTTTTATGGAGATGAACGGGTCGTAGATACCCATGTAGCACGCCTGCGCAAAAAGATTGAGCCTGACCCCGCTAATCCGACCTTTGTTAAAACGGTTATTGGAGTGGGATACAAATTTGAAGATATGCCCTTAGAGGGAGCTTAG
- a CDS encoding 2OG-Fe(II) oxygenase translates to MLQQQLSALTTQEIDARTLVSKRLQELVNASLETLEAILSDETIPPVERANVAFQILGIPNALAPNKSISELKQLSQSEVAEKVNKTIAAQGNASTSDTKISEFATVLTTPTVLTTPTVLTTPTVDSDKQILPITFIQIDNFLNPGELEEALKIAFKNQKNFGDSMVYNKPTAEIKKYRQSSMLHHKHYLEFADFFRQKVLATLPSMLDQLKRPHFDVTDISIQLTAHNDGAFFTVHSDANTEVTMTRTMTYVYYFYQEPKAFSGGELRMYETEVRGKDLFKRAKFENIEPRNNSIVFFPSRHLHEVMPVSCPSKRFEDSRFTFNGWIHR, encoded by the coding sequence ATGTTGCAACAACAATTGTCTGCTCTTACCACACAAGAGATTGATGCAAGAACTCTAGTTTCTAAGAGACTTCAAGAGCTTGTTAATGCGTCATTGGAAACGTTAGAGGCAATTTTGTCGGATGAGACAATCCCGCCTGTGGAGAGAGCAAATGTTGCATTCCAAATTTTGGGTATTCCAAATGCACTAGCACCGAATAAGAGCATTTCAGAACTCAAACAATTGTCTCAGAGCGAGGTTGCAGAAAAAGTCAACAAAACTATTGCAGCCCAAGGAAATGCATCTACCTCTGACACTAAAATTTCTGAATTCGCAACAGTTTTAACAACTCCAACAGTTTTAACAACTCCAACAGTTTTAACAACTCCAACAGTTGATTCAGATAAACAGATTCTGCCTATTACTTTTATTCAAATTGATAATTTCTTAAATCCTGGCGAATTAGAAGAAGCCCTCAAAATCGCCTTCAAAAATCAGAAAAATTTTGGTGATTCGATGGTTTACAACAAACCAACTGCGGAAATCAAGAAATACCGCCAGTCATCAATGTTGCACCACAAACACTATCTAGAGTTTGCTGACTTTTTCAGGCAAAAGGTTTTGGCAACATTGCCATCAATGCTAGATCAGTTGAAACGCCCCCACTTTGACGTCACTGACATTTCAATTCAGTTAACCGCTCATAATGATGGTGCTTTCTTCACAGTTCACAGTGATGCCAATACTGAAGTAACCATGACCAGAACAATGACCTATGTCTATTACTTCTATCAAGAACCAAAGGCATTCTCAGGCGGTGAATTAAGAATGTATGAAACAGAGGTTCGTGGCAAAGATTTGTTTAAGCGGGCTAAGTTTGAAAATATTGAGCCTCGAAACAATAGCATTGTCTTCTTCCCAAGTCGTCACCTGCACGAGGTCATGCCTGTCAGCTGCCCATCTAAACGCTTTGAAGATAGCCGCTTCACCTTTAACGGCTGGATACACCGATAA
- a CDS encoding cupin-like domain-containing protein: MQDQGLLGKPSFEIALPKERLQRLVNRAVETLETILEDESLSVQERVQIASRVLEVEQADPNSDQSNPAIASAPIANNSVAQSWKRAIAESKFHGQSDEEVLRDLLAKGADHVVAAQLIKEIESDPCYQAGHNFVQLLRKLESMLEVEHKLTRLAPQARTIERRSHISKEEFLEKYYATNTPVIITDMMHDWKAIETWTPEYFKAQFGEVEVEVQSGREQNSQYEIKKERHKKKIRFADYVDMVTRGGDTNDYYMVATNRTMDKPEFQVLLNDLKPLPDFLNSNIPQGSVKLWFGPGGTITPVHHDQSNVLAAHVCGRKRWRLISPHQTPKIYNYHYYFSKVDLDNPDYEKYPLFKDVDVLDVVLKPGELIFVPVGWWHYVKALDVSISLSFMNFAFQNGFKYKNPDISTWWQA, translated from the coding sequence ATGCAAGACCAAGGGTTATTGGGAAAACCATCATTTGAAATTGCTTTGCCGAAAGAGAGACTACAAAGACTGGTTAATCGAGCAGTTGAGACACTTGAGACAATTTTAGAAGACGAATCTTTATCAGTTCAAGAGCGCGTTCAAATCGCATCTCGAGTTTTAGAGGTCGAGCAAGCAGACCCAAATTCTGATCAATCTAATCCAGCGATCGCCTCTGCTCCTATTGCAAACAATTCAGTAGCTCAAAGCTGGAAACGTGCGATCGCCGAGAGCAAGTTTCATGGGCAATCAGATGAGGAAGTTTTGCGAGATTTACTCGCTAAAGGTGCCGATCATGTGGTCGCTGCTCAGTTGATCAAGGAGATTGAGTCTGACCCTTGCTATCAAGCAGGTCACAATTTCGTGCAACTACTACGAAAACTGGAATCTATGTTGGAGGTTGAGCACAAATTAACTCGTCTTGCCCCTCAAGCTAGAACAATCGAACGGCGTAGCCATATTTCCAAAGAAGAGTTTTTGGAGAAGTATTACGCAACTAACACCCCCGTCATCATCACAGACATGATGCATGATTGGAAGGCGATCGAAACCTGGACTCCTGAGTACTTTAAGGCTCAATTTGGAGAGGTTGAAGTAGAAGTTCAAAGTGGTCGTGAGCAAAACTCACAGTATGAAATTAAGAAAGAACGGCATAAGAAAAAAATTCGTTTTGCTGACTATGTTGATATGGTGACTCGTGGTGGCGACACTAACGATTACTACATGGTTGCGACGAATCGCACGATGGATAAGCCAGAGTTTCAAGTATTGCTCAACGATCTCAAACCTCTCCCTGATTTCCTAAACTCAAACATCCCTCAAGGGTCGGTCAAACTTTGGTTTGGTCCCGGTGGAACGATTACTCCAGTGCACCACGACCAATCAAACGTGTTAGCAGCTCATGTCTGTGGACGCAAACGTTGGCGTTTGATTTCACCACATCAAACTCCCAAGATCTACAACTACCACTACTATTTCAGCAAGGTTGATTTGGACAACCCAGATTATGAGAAATATCCCTTGTTCAAAGATGTTGACGTTCTGGACGTTGTGTTAAAACCGGGTGAACTGATCTTCGTTCCCGTGGGCTGGTGGCACTATGTCAAAGCATTGGATGTCAGTATTTCTCTTTCATTCATGAACTTTGCCTTCCAAAACGGCTTCAAGTACAAGAATCCCGATATCTCAACCTGGTGGCAGGCATAG
- a CDS encoding CPBP family intramembrane glutamic endopeptidase — protein MTDPLPNQPENQSMSRIQVLAAMGITAIVLLVIARIWVTLTPIELMPFHWRASAAALGIGLGLSITVVSSVVYRLWAAYRASADFYLDLVLKPLVLPDLLWLGLLPGLSEELLFRGVMLPAFGLNAVGVIVSSICFGVMHYSGSQHWAYVVWATVIGVVLACSALATGNLLVPLVAHITTNLISSFLWKLSHGTAR, from the coding sequence GTGACTGATCCACTGCCAAACCAACCTGAAAACCAATCAATGAGCCGCATTCAGGTATTAGCCGCGATGGGCATTACCGCGATTGTGCTCCTGGTCATTGCTCGTATCTGGGTCACCCTCACTCCAATCGAACTCATGCCTTTTCATTGGCGGGCTTCAGCGGCTGCGTTAGGAATCGGGTTAGGGCTGAGTATCACTGTCGTGAGTTCGGTGGTGTATCGGCTCTGGGCAGCTTACCGCGCCAGTGCTGACTTTTACCTTGATCTGGTGTTAAAACCCCTGGTATTGCCCGATTTGCTCTGGTTGGGCTTATTACCTGGATTAAGCGAAGAGCTATTGTTTCGGGGGGTCATGTTGCCCGCTTTTGGTCTAAATGCAGTTGGTGTGATTGTTTCTAGTATCTGTTTTGGCGTGATGCACTACAGTGGCTCTCAACATTGGGCTTATGTTGTTTGGGCAACTGTAATTGGCGTTGTTCTGGCGTGTAGTGCTTTAGCAACGGGTAATTTGCTGGTGCCGTTGGTGGCTCACATTACGACGAATTTGATCTCTAGTTTTCTCTGGAAACTAAGTCACGGAACCGCTCGTTAA
- a CDS encoding diguanylate cyclase domain-containing protein, whose translation MTPLPDSSLILVVDDDPLIRMQLRMFLHREGYEIVERNNGKDGLIAFAQLNPDIVLLDAMMPDMDGFECCAQLKKLVEDRHVPILMITGLEDQQSVDRAFEVGAADYVTKPIHWAVLRQRVRRLIQQSQLQQKLEALNAELKRLAAVDDLTQVANRRRFDEYLNHEWRYLMRNQLPLALILCDIDCFKLYNDTYGHQAGDRCLQAVAQVIQNNVRYSTDLVARYGGEEFAVILPNTEASHAVQIAEKLCTVVRALAIPHETSLVRSSITMSLGVATAIPQPDLTPDWLIAQADEALYQAKAAGRDRVVLAPLSCYR comes from the coding sequence ATGACTCCTTTACCTGATTCGTCGCTGATTTTGGTCGTGGATGATGATCCTCTAATCCGTATGCAACTGCGGATGTTTTTGCACCGGGAAGGGTATGAAATTGTAGAACGAAATAATGGAAAGGATGGATTAATCGCATTTGCACAACTCAACCCTGACATTGTGCTGCTCGATGCCATGATGCCTGATATGGATGGTTTTGAGTGTTGTGCTCAGTTGAAGAAATTAGTTGAAGATCGGCATGTCCCGATTTTGATGATCACTGGATTAGAAGATCAGCAGTCGGTCGATCGAGCCTTTGAGGTTGGGGCAGCAGATTATGTGACGAAGCCGATTCATTGGGCAGTGTTGCGGCAACGGGTGCGGCGGTTAATTCAGCAATCTCAACTACAACAGAAGTTAGAAGCGTTGAATGCAGAGTTAAAACGTCTGGCAGCGGTTGATGATCTCACTCAGGTGGCGAATCGTCGGCGGTTTGATGAATATCTTAATCATGAGTGGCGTTATTTGATGCGAAATCAGTTGCCATTAGCACTGATTCTCTGTGATATCGATTGCTTTAAGTTGTACAACGATACCTATGGGCATCAGGCGGGCGATCGCTGTTTGCAGGCGGTAGCGCAGGTGATTCAAAACAATGTACGGTATTCCACCGATTTGGTGGCTCGTTATGGGGGTGAAGAATTTGCGGTGATTTTACCGAACACTGAGGCATCCCATGCGGTTCAAATCGCTGAAAAGCTTTGTACCGTAGTGCGGGCGTTGGCAATTCCCCATGAGACTTCGCTGGTGCGTTCCTCGATTACGATGAGCCTTGGCGTGGCGACGGCTATTCCTCAGCCAGACTTGACCCCAGATTGGTTAATTGCTCAGGCAGACGAAGCCCTTTATCAGGCTAAAGCAGCAGGGCGCGATCGCGTCGTGTTGGCTCCATTGTCATGCTATCGGTAG
- a CDS encoding sensor histidine kinase has product MSKVGLRSRLFLSHIIVMIVGIATLTIIGSISSPRFFVVYLEKIEFRGVVIRQVRKELVQGFKEAWTRGAFWSVAVGATTAGGLSYLVTKRIVQPLVQMEDITKQFGAGQMTARVPANEIPELDQLATSFNRMASSLADVEQRRRELVSDLTHELRTPLTVLNGYLEGLTDGTVEPSPQIYALLGQQTKRMQRLVNDLQELSKMEAGYLPIDTLQVDLHSLLSSVVRTFADQLTAESPVTLSLKYPNDIPPVLADPQRVEQILANLLSNALRYTSVGMITVEVTYKGDFVWIAVTDTGIGIATEDLPHVFERFWRADRSRDRHSGGTGIGLAICRRLVELQGGTIEVESQLDQGSTFRFSLPIA; this is encoded by the coding sequence GTGTCTAAAGTTGGTTTGCGATCGCGTCTTTTTCTCTCCCACATCATCGTCATGATTGTGGGTATCGCCACGCTGACTATCATCGGCAGCATCTCGTCCCCTCGTTTCTTTGTGGTGTATCTAGAGAAGATCGAGTTTCGGGGAGTGGTTATCCGCCAGGTTCGTAAAGAACTGGTGCAAGGCTTTAAAGAAGCCTGGACACGGGGAGCCTTTTGGTCAGTCGCAGTCGGAGCAACAACGGCAGGTGGACTGAGTTACCTCGTCACAAAACGCATCGTGCAACCCCTGGTGCAGATGGAAGACATCACCAAACAGTTTGGAGCCGGGCAGATGACAGCACGAGTGCCCGCCAATGAAATTCCTGAATTGGATCAGTTAGCGACCAGCTTTAACCGCATGGCATCCAGTCTGGCAGATGTCGAACAACGGCGACGAGAGTTAGTCAGCGACTTGACCCACGAACTGCGGACTCCCCTTACGGTGTTAAATGGCTACTTAGAAGGGCTGACAGACGGCACTGTAGAACCCTCTCCCCAGATCTACGCCTTATTAGGGCAGCAGACCAAGCGAATGCAGCGGCTCGTCAATGATCTGCAAGAGCTCTCCAAAATGGAAGCGGGATATTTGCCGATTGACACCCTCCAGGTTGATCTCCACTCGTTGCTCAGTTCCGTTGTACGAACCTTTGCCGATCAACTCACCGCCGAAAGTCCAGTAACATTGTCCCTCAAGTATCCGAACGACATTCCCCCGGTGTTAGCTGACCCACAACGAGTTGAACAAATCCTGGCAAACCTGTTGAGTAATGCCCTGCGCTACACATCCGTGGGGATGATTACGGTTGAGGTCACTTATAAGGGAGACTTTGTTTGGATTGCAGTGACAGATACGGGTATCGGCATTGCCACGGAGGATCTACCCCATGTGTTTGAGCGATTTTGGCGAGCCGACCGTTCTCGCGATCGCCACTCTGGTGGCACAGGCATCGGTCTTGCCATCTGTCGTCGTCTTGTCGAGTTACAAGGCGGCACGATCGAAGTAGAGAGCCAACTGGATCAGGGCAGCACCTTTCGCTTTTCCCTACCGATAGCATGA
- the hflX gene encoding GTPase HflX, translated as METIYGNIQGLKASQLKQLQRLYHQRLPGDRLTTPEFAQRLAAVSTDINEPICTYINRRGQVIRVGVGTVRQTQIPPLELPRYGAERLSGIRCVATDLKRETPTESTLTAMALQRLDALIVLTLSGGGFERRGGGATGYVHETYLAHLVPGAGQTWTVSPPLSLDALTKQDFLDLAEGLEEEFRREYVAQQVGGKQDRVLIVGVMTENVASQQFHDSLAELGRLVDTAGGEVLQVLHQKRPRPHPQTVVGEGKVQEIALTVQTLGVNLVVFDRDLSPAQARNLEEQIGVRVVDRTEVILDIFAQRAQSGAGKLQVELAQLEYMLPRLTGRGRAMSRLGGGIGTRGPGETKLETERRAIQRRISHLQHDVNQLQAHRSRLRQQRQHQEVPSVAIVGYTNAGKSTLLNVLTNAEVYTADQLFATLDPTTRRLVVTDAVTHKPISIVLTDTVGFIHELPPSLMDAFRATLEEVTEADALLHVVDLSHPAWQSQIESVKDILSEMPMTPGPALLAFNKIDQVDGDTLALAQSEFPEALFISASDRLGLETLRQRLVQLVQYSTV; from the coding sequence ATCGAGACGATTTACGGCAATATTCAAGGTTTAAAGGCTAGTCAGCTGAAGCAGTTACAGCGGCTCTATCACCAGCGATTACCGGGCGATCGCCTCACTACCCCTGAATTTGCCCAGCGACTAGCGGCTGTTAGCACTGACATTAATGAACCCATCTGCACCTATATCAATCGGCGGGGGCAGGTGATTCGAGTGGGGGTAGGTACGGTGCGCCAAACCCAGATTCCCCCGTTAGAACTGCCACGCTATGGGGCTGAGCGGTTGAGTGGTATTCGCTGCGTAGCAACAGATTTGAAGCGAGAGACTCCAACCGAATCGACATTGACCGCGATGGCATTGCAACGACTCGATGCGCTGATAGTGCTAACCCTTTCGGGGGGCGGTTTTGAGCGTCGTGGCGGTGGAGCTACAGGGTATGTCCACGAAACCTATCTGGCGCACCTTGTTCCGGGTGCAGGGCAAACCTGGACAGTCTCTCCGCCACTGAGCTTGGATGCGCTGACCAAGCAAGATTTTCTCGACCTGGCAGAAGGGCTCGAAGAAGAATTTCGGCGAGAATACGTTGCTCAACAGGTCGGTGGCAAGCAAGATCGAGTCCTGATTGTGGGGGTGATGACTGAAAATGTTGCTTCACAGCAGTTTCACGATAGCTTGGCGGAACTGGGTCGGTTAGTAGACACCGCTGGGGGTGAGGTGCTGCAAGTGTTGCATCAGAAACGCCCTCGTCCCCATCCTCAAACGGTTGTAGGTGAGGGAAAAGTGCAAGAAATTGCGCTTACAGTGCAGACGCTTGGTGTCAATCTGGTTGTGTTCGATCGCGATCTGTCTCCGGCACAAGCCCGCAATCTAGAGGAACAGATTGGAGTTCGAGTGGTCGATCGCACCGAGGTTATTCTCGACATCTTCGCGCAACGGGCACAGTCCGGTGCGGGGAAGTTGCAGGTCGAACTGGCACAGTTGGAGTACATGCTACCACGCCTCACGGGACGTGGACGCGCCATGTCTCGACTGGGGGGCGGTATTGGGACGAGAGGCCCAGGGGAAACGAAGCTAGAAACGGAGCGTCGAGCCATTCAACGCCGCATCTCGCATTTGCAACACGATGTAAATCAGTTGCAAGCCCATCGTTCTCGCTTGCGCCAACAGCGACAACATCAAGAAGTACCATCCGTGGCGATCGTGGGTTACACCAACGCAGGCAAATCGACCTTACTCAACGTGTTGACCAACGCAGAGGTCTATACCGCTGACCAGTTGTTTGCCACCCTTGATCCGACGACTCGTCGGCTCGTGGTGACAGATGCGGTCACTCACAAACCCATCTCTATTGTCTTAACTGACACGGTTGGCTTCATCCACGAACTGCCTCCCTCCCTGATGGATGCCTTTCGTGCCACGCTGGAAGAAGTCACCGAGGCAGATGCTCTGCTGCACGTCGTTGACCTGTCTCATCCCGCCTGGCAGAGTCAGATTGAGTCGGTCAAAGATATCTTGTCAGAGATGCCGATGACTCCCGGCCCAGCCTTATTGGCATTTAATAAGATTGATCAGGTAGACGGTGACACTTTGGCACTGGCGCAGTCCGAGTTTCCAGAGGCGTTGTTTATCTCAGCGAGCGATCGCCTCGGACTAGAAACGTTACGTCAACGATTGGTGCAACTGGTGCAATATTCGACAGTATGA
- a CDS encoding class I SAM-dependent methyltransferase, translating into MAFDRVWQRQWSSRVCACLMCFFAILLTACNGATLSTVTQDGVYQVRTIHNPDGIGKFYMGREIAQIMGHQGAAWLERPSRTWEEQPDQVIEALHLQPTDVVADIGAGTGYFSFRISPLVFEGKVLAVDVQPEMIDILTMFKEETQTENVEPVLGSDTDPHLSASSVDLALMVDAYHEFEYPREMMEAIAQALKPGGRVALVEYRGENPLIPIKGLHKMTQRQTRQEMAAVGLVWMETQEFLPQQHLMIFQKPIE; encoded by the coding sequence ATGGCATTTGATCGAGTGTGGCAGCGGCAGTGGTCATCACGAGTATGTGCGTGCTTGATGTGTTTCTTTGCAATCCTCTTAACTGCCTGCAATGGGGCAACCCTCAGTACCGTCACCCAGGATGGCGTTTATCAAGTTCGCACAATTCATAACCCTGACGGCATCGGCAAGTTTTATATGGGGCGAGAGATTGCCCAAATCATGGGGCATCAGGGAGCCGCATGGTTAGAGCGACCCAGTCGCACCTGGGAAGAGCAACCCGACCAGGTGATTGAAGCTTTGCATTTGCAACCGACGGATGTTGTTGCGGATATTGGGGCAGGCACGGGCTATTTTAGCTTTCGGATCAGTCCGCTAGTGTTTGAAGGGAAAGTGCTGGCGGTGGATGTGCAACCGGAAATGATCGATATTCTTACCATGTTTAAAGAAGAAACCCAAACGGAGAATGTCGAGCCTGTGCTGGGTAGTGATACAGACCCTCACTTATCTGCCTCCAGTGTGGATTTAGCGTTGATGGTGGATGCTTACCACGAGTTTGAATATCCCAGGGAGATGATGGAGGCGATCGCCCAAGCCTTAAAACCAGGGGGAAGAGTCGCGTTAGTGGAATATCGCGGTGAAAATCCCCTCATTCCCATTAAGGGGTTACACAAAATGACTCAGCGGCAGACCCGTCAAGAAATGGCAGCAGTTGGATTGGTGTGGATGGAAACTCAAGAGTTTTTACCGCAACAACATCTGATGATCTTTCAAAAACCGATTGAGTAA
- a CDS encoding PEP-CTERM sorting domain-containing protein (PEP-CTERM proteins occur, often in large numbers, in the proteomes of bacteria that also encode an exosortase, a predicted intramembrane cysteine proteinase. The presence of a PEP-CTERM domain at a protein's C-terminus predicts cleavage within the sorting domain, followed by covalent anchoring to some some component of the (usually Gram-negative) cell surface. Many PEP-CTERM proteins exhibit an unusual sequence composition that includes large numbers of potential glycosylation sites. Expression of one such protein has been shown restore the ability of a bacterium to form floc, a type of biofilm.), giving the protein MKPTTFLPGLLKSKPVVFGSSLLVTGLVTLIPTTAEAGTFTSINTCNLSDVQYTTNSGNVNASSCVGMITDPKNDVTSGGDPLLSFLNDNDFGFGDFDWQYSEKINVNDNGSLSPEAGTIDYGFDISVNGDGKGGLWSVTTALTSPFAISVKAAAGFSVYFFEDPTVDVFNGLWTTLGLRTPNGQNIPAISHISLFVTDVEPVEPVEPVEPVEPVEPVEPVEPVEPVEPVEPVEPVEPVEPVEPVEPVEPVEPVEPVEPVEPVEPVEPVEPVEPVEPVEPVEPVEPVEPVEPVEVPEPSAMAGMALVGGALAALRRRKKSS; this is encoded by the coding sequence ATGAAACCAACAACTTTTTTACCTGGCTTGCTTAAATCAAAGCCTGTTGTATTTGGCTCGTCGTTGTTAGTTACAGGTTTAGTCACCCTAATTCCTACAACTGCTGAAGCAGGAACATTCACAAGTATCAACACTTGCAACCTCTCAGATGTTCAATACACCACTAACTCTGGAAATGTAAATGCGTCCAGTTGTGTTGGTATGATCACTGACCCTAAAAATGATGTGACTAGCGGCGGTGATCCACTCCTCAGCTTCTTAAACGACAACGATTTTGGTTTTGGGGATTTTGATTGGCAATACTCAGAAAAGATTAATGTCAATGACAATGGCAGCTTGTCACCTGAAGCAGGCACCATTGACTACGGCTTTGATATCTCTGTTAACGGTGATGGAAAAGGGGGGTTGTGGTCAGTTACAACTGCTCTGACCAGTCCTTTCGCGATTAGTGTGAAAGCAGCGGCAGGTTTCTCTGTCTATTTCTTTGAAGATCCAACAGTAGATGTCTTCAACGGTCTCTGGACTACGTTGGGACTACGCACTCCCAACGGTCAAAACATTCCTGCAATTTCTCATATTTCGCTCTTCGTAACTGATGTTGAGCCCGTTGAGCCTGTCGAGCCCGTTGAGCCTGTCGAGCCCGTTGAGCCTGTCGAGCCCGTTGAGCCTGTCGAGCCTGTCGAGCCCGTTGAGCCCGTTGAGCCCGTTGAGCCTGTCGAGCCCGTTGAGCCGGTTGAGCCCGTCGAGCCCGTTGAGCCCGTCGAGCCGGTTGAGCCTGTCGAGCCGGTTGAGCCTGTCGAGCCCGTTGAGCCTGTCGAACCAGTTGAGCCTGTTGAGCCCGTTGAGCCTGTTGAACCAGTTGAACCAGTTGAGCCTGTTGAGGTTCCTGAACCTTCTGCAATGGCAGGTATGGCTCTAGTTGGTGGAGCACTAGCAGCTCTACGTCGTCGTAAGAAGTCAAGCTAA